The DNA window gtactttatttttctttctgaagagctcaCAACTGTGCCCTGAGAGCAGGTAAATGAGGTATGGGACTGTGCTGCTATGCTTTCATTTATGCATGTGGCAGTACAGTATCTCTACCCTCCTCTTGTAAAAAAACATTGCTATATTTTGATGAAATAAAagccttttatttctttaggaAAGCACAGGTGAACCAATACAGAGTTTCTGTGGGCTTTTGCATCTTTACACAGTGGTACTCTACCTTCTATGAAGGGGTATTGCTGAATTCGTCCGAAAAGGCCTCAGAGCTTTGTGGACTTCTTCTCAAGCATTAGAAGAACAGAAAAGGTAAAACTGTGTGAGAtaggaaacaaaaagaacaagagACACAGAAGGTTCGGAGAAGACATAATTGTAAGATTAGACTATTAAATACCAGAACTAATGCAACTGTCCAAAATCCAAGCAAGATGCAACTAATTAGGAACCATCAAGTATCCTTGCTGTGGTATTTCTGCAAGTTTGTGaatttccatctccttcatGAAAATAGCTTCCATTTATTCAGTTTAACCATGTGAGATTGAACCGAAACTTTTGCTATATACCAGGCTCATTGTTTGAAGAAGTGTATGAATTCCCACAAGAGTTTTCAATTCCACGTTTTACAAATCCCATTCTCCCATGCAGTCAGCATTTCACAACCTGCAGGAATTAATGTTGTAGGATAGCAAGTTAGTAATTTATACTTTCAGTAACCTAAAAGCAGTAGGCCAGCAGAGTTATTTGAAGAGCACTCATATACTGGTAGTAGATGGTAAGGACATCCAAAGTCAGGGTGATGGAGTAGTTCATAATCTGCAATTTCTGTCCAAATCTCTACCGTTTTtacaaaaatatgctttatCCTTCTCGCCCATTTCCTCTCCTGCTTGTGTCCCAGTAGGTAGCTGAGCTGAAATTCTGTAACCAAAACCTGTGAAGATGGTATCTAGATGCGTTTTTCTAAATGGAACCATGCAGCAAAGTTCATTCCAGGACAAAGCCTTACTGTAGTAAAGTGATGACCACATCATTGTCTTTTCCTTGCCAAAGCATTTCACCTTCAAAATGAACCAGACCGTGTTTTCTGGCTCTTAACAATATTCCCACTACTTTATTGGAAATAGTCACATATGTTTCAAACAGCTGCCCGAATGTCACACTCACGTGTCCATCTTCTCCTACCTCTCCAGTTCTTCTGATGATCAAGCACAGCTCTTCTACTTCCTTCCCCACGTGTGAGTGAGCatctttccctctctgctctgtccGAGACCCTTCAGGGGGTCTCCCATAGGTAGGGTCTCCTCTGTGAGAATGCGCGGGTTTAGACGCAAGCCTGTCGTCGCTGCTGAACGGATTCTTCCTCTGATACTCAATGTGATCCTCTGCCCAGGTCTGCCAACTTTTCCTCAGGTCACCCACTGCGCTGGTAGCTTTAGCACTCTGGCCTTTATCTCCttccatttctgaaaatgttttatggCACTCAAGCAGGAAACGAATCGGTGACTGGCTGTAGCTGTGGTTCCTGTGCGCACTGTCAGCTGTGAAGGAAACACAGCCAGTCAGCCTGGTGTTTTTTGGAAGCGTTTTGCCCGGGGGAGAGGCGAGGCTGCTGAAAAAGAGGTTAAATATCTGAAGATTTTAAATCCACTCACAATTCTACAGCAGCGAAGAAAGTAAAACTGATTCAGGTGAAATCCAGAAGTAATTCAGGAACACGGGGCAGTAAATCATGTTTGCCATGTTACACGGTGCTCCCTCCACCGGTCCCGCAGTTACTGGGCAAGCCCCGCAGCCCCCGTGCAACACACAGTGCAGTACTCACTCTTCTCGCAATGACGCCTTCCCAAGAACTTTATCCTGGTACTCGGCAGCCCCTGAGACTTCCCAAACAATCCGATGCAGTGCTGGCTGAGCTGCGGACAGAGCAGACCATTGCcgagcggcagcagcggcacaCCAACCCATGCACAGGGGTGGGAAGCCTCTCTCCTGCCTGAACGCTGATTAAAGGTGGACACACATCGTGCCGACAAGGTTCCCTCACACTGTGGAAGTTATTACGCACAGAAGATATTATCTGGAGCCGAAACGCCAGTACGTGGTGGGAGTGGGTATTTTCCTCATCAGGCACTGCAAGGAGAAGTAAAAGTCCAGTTAGCGAGCGCGTGTTTGTCTGCAACACCCTATTTAGTGCGGAAGACAAAGGCAGAATAGATTGTTCTCCCTTAAAAGGCTGCTTGTGCTGCACGGCCATGTCTGCCGGCTGCAGCCCGCGGGCAGGCAGAGCCGGCACCTCTACGTGGTGCCCACCGCCTACGGCACTCCACGAGCTTGGCTTATGGACTATCTGTGCAGGACGTGGTTATTCTGCTGAATTAGGGACAGACCTTTATATCCCTGCAGAGATATAAGTGTGCTGTAGCCACGTCTTTGCTGGCTGGCATCGTTCACCTGTTGAAGTATGCAAGCCGGAGTTTCCAGGTAGCACATAAGTAGAGCTGATACTTTTACCGGCATTTGAAGTTAAAACACAGGATTAGTGCTGGATTTTCTACGGGGGAATGGACAGAAATGCAAATTCTGAACAGTTTAACAGCTGAATTACAGATTGGGTATTTCTGTATTTGGAAACGGTTGTTTTAAAAGTAGGATTTCATGGGCATTTGCCCACATACGTATGTCGGTGCTGTTGCACATGAAcccatgagcagggacaggattCCTTAAATTCCCCAGCAGAACCTCCAGGTCAGTCAAAAACCGCTTGTGTTGCCTCTGGGTCTAGGAGAGTGCACGAGGTGAGCGAAGAGTGGCAACACAATCGCCAGAGAAGGGAATTGGGAATGATAAGCAGCAGCACACTTGAAATAATGGCTTTTCATTCATGGCCTCTCACTTTCAAATTGAAACTCGTGATTGTTGTATATTACCattgttatatatatattttttttttattattattattttttttttgagaggaaAGTGGTTAATTCTAGGTTCCTGGAAAAATTTCAAGTTGACTAATCACACTTTGTGTATATAAAATTCCCCTGAAGGCTAAAAAGTGtaaattttcttcctctccctccgTAGAAGAGTTATGTAATGTTTTTAAGATGACTCCCCACATCCACTCTAACAAACTGCTTGATTCTCCTCAGTGGCATTACAGGAATGTATGCTCTGTTTCCAAACACAGCATCTGAAAAGCATTTTGCTTTTATGTCAGAATCAAATACTCTGTAAATCTTACTTAGTAACTTACATTCACTTTCAAAGTAAGTAGAGCAACCTGTAGACACTGCCAGAGATTTTGCATGGATCCTCAaatcaaaagcaagaaaaaaccAGGGCTTTTGTTAAAGTCTTCTGTAGGAAACAGTATCAGTGAAAAACAGGTATTGACCTTGTGAGAACAGACAGCAATGCCCCGAAGGTAAAGCAGTGCAGATAAAATAAGCAAAAGCCAGTTTCAAAGAGATTAAGCTTAAAAATAATACCAGCAGCCCCTTCTAAGGAGTTTCTAAAATGGAAGCAATACAGCTAAGAAATTTAAAGTGAGACagactggaaaaataaaagcagactTCTTCCACTAAAGCTCTCTCAGCAATTCCAAGATTTTGTCAGCAATCTCAGGCTCGCAGGGTTTCTCAGCAGTTCAGCAATGTGTTTATTGCTGGCTCTCAGCACTCTACTCAGGTGAACAAGCCAGATCCACATCtacctcttttctttctcttctagGAAAGCTCACGTTTAGGTGTCAGGTCACTTTAGATTGTTTTCTTGTCAATCATCATTGCTAAAGCTTCACAGTAACCTCAGTTTTGATTACTGCATAAAGGATAACTGGAGAAGCTGCAGGATGAGATTATGGAGATGCAGAAAGAAGGTGTCCCGTGTGGTGCTCAAAGGTCATGGCAAAATCATAgctatttagaaaaaaacaacaacaaaaaaaaacctgtccaAAAATCACTACATAAAACACAGAACATGAGTTCAGTCCGGAGCTGGCCCGGTCCTAATAAACAGCTTACCAAAATACGAATAAGACAAACCTTTCAGATCAACCCAGTAGGGAGATCAGTGAGTAGGGATTACAATTATCAAGActagatattaaaataaaacataatcCGCAATACAAACCCCTTTTTGCCCCTCTGCCGGACCGTCACAcctctgccccttccctgggAATGTGTTCCTCCACCTGCTGCGACACCCACGCCGCCAGCGCTGACCTCCTTCCCACGGAAAAAGGAACACGACTCctttggcatctgttaattcTTAATGTTATTTAATGCTCCAGATCCTTAAATGTGGTCGGGAGAAGCCGCAGCGCGCCCCTGACAGTGAAACACCGCTGGGAGAGCGTGTCCCCAGCGTACACGGAGTTATTTATAAACCATACGCAGGCAGTATTCCACTGACACCTGGCGTGCGTGATACAGCACACCCAAAATACAACTACAAGGAGGCTGAGAAGGAGATGAAACGAGCAGTAACTCCTGAAGAGTCGGCGCAGCCCCTTGTCCCGCTCCGGGCGCTGCAGCGGCCGCGGGGGTCTCTCGGGCACACGCCCCTTCGCGGGCtcctcccgccgctcccgccctTCCCTGCCGGCGGCGCATGCGGGAGGCGGGGGATGGCCGGACATGGCGCTGGCGGCTCCGGCGCTGCGGCGCtatttgctgctgctggcgcAGGAGCACCTCGAGTTCCGCCTGCCGGTGAGCGCTGCGCGgggccgggaccgggaccgCGACCGCGACCGCGACCGCGACCGCGACCGCGGCAAGATCTGGGATCGGGATGGAAATCGGGGCCGTGTGAAGCGCTGTCCTCCCCTCGCCTCGCGTCTCCTCCGGGCGCTCCCGGACAGCCCTTCCCCGGGGGAGCCGGGCTCCGGCGGCggtctcctccctcccttcgGGAGAGCCGGGGGCTCGGAGCGCCCGGCGCCCCTTCCCTCGCCGCTCCCCGCGTTCTGTAGGAAGGGACCCTCAGGCGTAGGGTTCCCTCTTCCGCCTCCTGGTCCAGGCTCACGGAGAGCCTCCGCGTGGTGGCTTTAAGGGAGCACTTTCATTGCCGCTCGCTTTTCCAGAGCCTCTGGCGCTAGGAGAGGTTGCCAGCAGAGTACCCGGGGCGCCACGCGAGAAGCGGAAACTGGGGTTACAAAAATGCTTTCAAGTTTTTGGCTTTGGTGACTTTTAAAGTTCCTTTAAAGTTAAGTGGGCTTAAGAGTTTAAGCCCACTGAGAGTTTTGTTAGGCGTCAGATCCCGCCGGCGTGCCCTGGGTGCAGGAATGGCTGGTGCTGCCCTGGGCACACGGCAGGGCCTCTCCCGATGGACTGACTGCCCAGGGAGCTATactgtccctgcagtgtccaaggagacactggatgtggcactcagtgccttGGTCTGTTCCAAGGGGTGATGTTCCCTCATCGCTTGGACTCTTACATGTTACCAAATGTTCAATGTGTCTTGAATAATCTATTTCCCTTGTTTTCATTAGCGTTTTCTTCTGTGCATTGCTTTTTCTTATTTGCTCTGTGGGACTGACACCTGGGTTTATGTACTTATGATCAACCCGCGTTTTCTTTAAGCAAGGTCATTTTATCATCGTAAAAGAATTATGCATATGTAACAtagaaagtttttctttttatcaccAAGGTTTTGGTGGCACTTGGTTGATATGGCTCTTGAAGAAAGTAGAACCATTTCTCATTTCTTGTATTTTGGTGACTGCTCagcttgtttggttttgtaaTGAGCTGTGTTAGGGACATGATTTGTCAACAACTTAATGAAACAAGCAAGGACAGACTTTTTAGCCAGATGATCTGCTGATCCTAGCCCTGGGTCAGTCTTACTAGTGAAACATCACTTTTATGTGAACTAGTCcgaaaaatattttaagaagagAGTGGATAATATTGTAAGGTAAATGTCATTGTGAGAGTATAGGATTGAACAGTAAAGATTATAGTGAAGGAGAAAATGTGAAACGGTGGGGTTTGATTACTGAAATTTTCCTGACATTTGCCAATGAAATTTGAGAAATTTGTTTTTATGGCATAGAAGTCTTAATTTTTAGTTCCTGAACAATACTTATAGTCTGAATTTACTTGTGAACTTCTGCCCTATCCACCATCTGCATTAGAatccctcttcctcttctcatAACATTAGTTAATGATTCTAAAGCCTCACCTTTATGTTTTCACTTTAGGAAATAACATCATTGCTCTCCCTTTGTGGTGGACAATTCAGTGGTGAGCAGGAAATACGTGTAAATGTAAGCAAGGACCAAATATTTTACTTGAGTGTGTGTATGGTATGCAACTATGTTCTTTACAGTATTTCTGTTAAATGTAGGCAGCTAAATAAATATTGAAGTTTCATAGGAAAATCGGGAATCTTCCCAAAACTCAGGATTTCTCAATTTCAGTGAAAActcagaactgaaaaaaaagatgcaCAAAATGCACCTCAGGATGTCTTCTCTTACCAGCATGAAAAGAAGCACTGCCATCTGCTGGGAGGCTCTCCTTGCTTTTTAGAATGTCTAAACACTGAAAGCGCTCAACAGCAGTTTGAAAGTTGTTGTTTGCCTGTAAATCAAAGAGGCAGAGGAGGGGTGCAGCGAGGAAACCGTATGATTCTGGTCTCAGTGCTTGGTGAGAGAATGTAGTTGGGATTTAGTTACTGCTTGTGAGTAACAAACTGTTTCCAGTCTTTAGCAGATGAGTAATCAAGAGAAGTGTGAACAATATTTTATCAAGTCAGTTatattggaaaaaataaatacataacaATTCCTCAGACATTCAAACTAAGTAAACAGTTTTGTCTCCAATCAATTATTTTATCCCCACATCCTCTGTATGATTAAAGttattagatttattttttattaatttttttgatCTTCAGTATGCATGTTCTGTTTTTATAGAACAAAACCGTGTAGTTGTGTAATTCATGTGACATCCTCCAGCTAGGTATTTGCATCACTTACCTTCTCTTGATTGCAGTCTCCATTTTGGATTCTCAATATTCCTTCAGAAGAGATGGCAAGGGGACTAATGAAGCGGACAGTATGTGCAAAGTAAGAGATGAAAAATCTTGTAAATAATGACATAAGCTGTGAGATTTTGTTATATTGTAGCAAATATCAATTTTGTATGGAATTCTAAAATAAAGAGTCTCTGATTCCCTCCAAAATTGAGAAGGTGTTACTGGAGCCTGCAGGACTCCGGTAGGACTGAGTGTATGTAGCATGCCCATCCTCTTTACTCAGTGTATGATCAATTCAGGGTCATGAAATGGTGTTCTTCACTCCAGAGACAGTACTTGTAGTGTCACTCATGTTTTATGTGCCTGGTATAATGTTGAGTTAGTGGCTTGTTCTAAAATACGTATAGAATTGAAAGATAAAACCAGTGATACGTGAAAACTGACAATCATGTTTGGAAGGGAAATGTTGCATCACCCTCCCTCAGTGCTGGCACCTGAGCCTTCAGCCCCAACTCCTGCAGCAGAGGTCCCTTCTGGGAAATTCAAGAGCACAGGAATATGCTGGAGTGTGATTGCTCCAGCTGGTCCTTTTTAGAGGTGTCTGAATAGCATGCTTTCCAGAGAGGCACGTGAGCGAGGCCTTGAAGTATGGTTCAGGATGAGAAGCAGCATAGGTATGTTATGTCTCTCTGACCATACTAAATTTGTGGTGTCTGTGTTGTGTTCTTCAGAGCTTGGGCCCCTCTGCAGAGTGTTGCACTGTCCCTGTTGAGTGCTTATTGTTTCAGGTGTTCAGTTTTACCTCCAATGACTTGGGCTCTCCACTCTTGCCTAAAGAATGGAGTGCTGCCCTTAAAAAAGCAGCTGCGGGCAGCTAAGGGAGTAAAATGTGACAAAACAGCTTGCAGATGTTCTGCACACCGTGCACTCTCAGCTGAGGTATGCTAGTTCTATGTGCAAATCATAACTAGCCCATGGCTTATTTTTCTGTCCTACTAGTGGTTGTGGGGAGATCTGTTAGTTTTAGAATAAGATCACTGGAGTACCTCCATTGCGCAGCTAATCAATATGAAAAGCTCTGAAGCTTTTGGTATGTTaccaaacaaagaaaagcatCAGTCAAATATCAGCCTAGGATTAAAAATACTTGttacaacaaaaattaaaacatttgttGAGAATTAAATGCCACACTTTAATACTGCATGAAGTAAAGCTTAAATACATTGGCCAAGTAGGTTAAAAGGAATAAGTAAGTAATTTTCCTTGCTTAGTGTGACTGCACTCTCAAAAACTTTGTAATTTCAGGTCTATATTTGAACTGTGGGGCCATGGAAGATCTGCAGGGGAGCTCTATGCATCTTTGAAGAACTATCCAACAGAGAAGATGGTATACATAAAAAGAATCTGGATAATATGGTTGCTTAAGCCCACTGAATAGCACTGCATCTGTACTAATTAGAGtgtctttgcctttttttttcagcttccaTATCTACAGTCAGACTCTACTTACAAAgtacatattcatacatttaATAAAACACTGACccaagcacagaaaataaaaaagattgaTGTAAGTAAATAGTTAAGACATCTTTATTTAGTTTAATCTGTTAATGTTGTTTTTACTCCATGCTATATGTGTATTTAAGTTTCTTCAAGATCTTAAGGAAGTTTATGGCTTATGTCTTATCAGGTCtaaatgagatttttgtgtCTGAATTAATATTCTCTCAAAGTTCAcgacttttctttttttcctcctataaACCACCTGTTTAAGGCATATACAAAGCCAAACAAATCCCACTGCTGATTTCAGACCAGTGTGCTGGGAAAACTGAAGCTTATTGCTGAAAACTGTAAGATTCAAATAGCAAGAGTCAGGTGCTAGATTCTTGGAAAATCTGTTACTTGGTCTCCTTATTAGGGTTTTATTGTTGCAGAATGTGGAACAAGTGACTTCAGCTGCAAGCTGTGGATTGTGTGCTGGTCTCCTGTTCTGTCAACATGTTCTTGTCTGTACTTGTGCTCTCCTCCTGACTATATGAGTAGTTAATTTAGGAGTTTTTTCCAAATTACTGTTTTACTCCTCTTCTACATTCTATTTTGGCAGCTATTTATTCAATTTACTTCATTTACAGAGACTGAAATTATCTGCATTAAAAGTagctattttttcctgtttgttcaGGTTTTGTGTACATAAAATAATGATAAGTATGTAAACTGCTGTAGCTGCACACCACTGAAATTTCACATCCCATTGTTCATCATCAGTGTTGTTTTTATAACTTGAAAATTGCATAATTAATATGCACAGTTAATTTTTTCTGAAGCTGAGTTCTGTTCAGTTAATAAGAAGTATTATGGTTCCCAATTTTTAATCCTTAATAACTTGAGCTATCTTTGTTTAGAAGAAAGGCATTTCAAAACTCCAGTGAAAATTGAATGAACTTTTTAATACTAATGTACTATTTCTCACAAGTGAAATcattgtttgtttgcttttttgctggtttttttgtttggttggtttttggttttttgtttttcttcgAGGGAGGGAAGGtacctgtttaaaaaaaagaattgaccctgtttattttttactctgtttttctttattgtatAGGCCCTTGAATTTCTGCCATTCAAaggaaaagtaaatttaaaGAATCCGGAACACATcttttggattttggaagatTATGGAATGAACCCAAATGATGTTCCAGAAGAGCCCATTCACCTGTATTTTGGTAGATGGGTGCGTGAGCATGTTTGCTTCAGTTCTTACCAGCTTGTATTTTCAGGAGAGTGTACTTCAGTTTAAATGTAAAAAGTGTTTTGGCTTTtgataaaagcagaaattacaATTGTCTCAATTTGTCATTGCATAATACTCTGAAGCAAGTCTTGGGAGTCCTTACTGTGACTAGGAAAAAGTGGATTTACTTAACAATTCAgaggtggaaaaaaagaagttttatctGGAAACACACCTTTGTCTTGCCATCCACTGAGAGAACTCAGCACAGCAGTGAGATTGCGCAGCTGGGGTGGTGTGTTACATCTTTTTGGACCTagctgcagctgaaagcacctGTTTCAAACACATAGAAAGATGTACAGAACTGTAGATGGCTTGTGGCCCTGCTGAGTGGCATCAGCCTCACTGGAGCATTCTTTAAGTGCTCCAGGTGATCCTGGCAGGCATCTCCATGCCATGGAAAGGTGCAGACTGATCCCTGAGGCTTTGGACATCAGTGAGTCCAGCCTGAGGGAACACCGACAGCGCAGAAGGAACCAAGTACAAAAACTGTCTGGACCCTGCCTTCTGTGGTCTTCACTACAAATGTTCTTGCCTGCTGTCCATATGCACTCTAAACCTCCTGCATTATTAGGCTGTCCTGAGGAAATTTCATCTAGTCTTTTATGTTTTTGTGAGAAAAACGTGTCTCCTCAAAGGATATCTCCCAGAATGACACTAGCCACTGATAGGAATatgtgcttgcagtgtcctgGGTCAAGGGCagctggagagagggagagcCACTGCAGAGGTTTCGTAGCTATAGTCAGTGGCTTGTGTACAGAGAAGTTAGAGATTCATGTGATCTATTGGGGCCTGCGAATATTCCCCATTTCCGTGATTAATGTGCAAGCAGCCTGGGTTGTGGCAATGCTGGAAAACATTGCAGCTGTTGTCCCATCTGTGGTGAATTCCTGAAGTGTTTAAAAATGACTAAACCAGGCTGAAAAAATAGGCAGGTGTATTTTCTTAACCCAGTAAGACTGATGCTGAGCAGAGGTGGGGGGATAGTGTTTGAATGTGTTTCGTTCCAGGTTGCTTTGGTCTTCTCCAACATACTTTGGAAGTCTGATGTAAAAATGCTAGTGTTTGGTCTTTGCTTGCTTTTCCCTTAAATTTTCATCTGTCAACGCTGTCCTAAATTTAGATTTTGAGTGGGACAGAAATGCCCACTCCAGAAGagatcaaaagaaaagaaaagaaattctaTATGACCTTAAGTGTCCATGTGTGTGAATGCTTATGTTAATGTGCTTTTCTAATCCTcgttttttttaaaatccttttaacTCTGAGTTGCTAAGAATTGTTTTTCTGATGCTTAGAATAATAGCAGAGTTACTCTAGTTGtaatttctttgaaagaatTTTATCTCTAAAATGTTTGTGCATTTTTAACCCCTGTCTTGAAGAATTTACCCAGGTGTTGAACCAAGATATCTGTTGCTTGGAAAGAAGTCTGTCATATTTTCAGACATCAGAAAGCAAGGTGATGTGTTATGAAGTGAAGTTACCTGGTTTTGGATGGTGTCACTTAGCAAGTCTGTTAGCATATCTGTTTATATCTTGTATCCAGGACCTGACAGGGTTTTAAATGTTTCAACAGATTGCAGATGGCCAAAGAGAACTCATTGAATCCTACAGTGTAAAGAAGAGACATTTTATTGGAAATACGAGCATGGATGCCTGCCTGTCTTTCATCATGGCAAACCACGGGAGAGTAAAACCCAATGACATTGTATATGATCCTTTTGTTGGAACaggtatacata is part of the Poecile atricapillus isolate bPoeAtr1 chromosome 3, bPoeAtr1.hap1, whole genome shotgun sequence genome and encodes:
- the LOC131577105 gene encoding actin-binding Rho-activating protein-like yields the protein MPKESCSFFRGKELSQHCIGLFGKSQGLPSTRIKFLGRRHCEKTDSAHRNHSYSQSPIRFLLECHKTFSEMEGDKGQSAKATSAVGDLRKSWQTWAEDHIEYQRKNPFSSDDRLASKPAHSHRGDPTYGRPPEGSRTEQRGKDAHSHVGKEVEELCLIIRRTGEVGEDGHVSVTFGQLFETYVTISNKVVGILLRARKHGLVHFEGEMLWQGKDNDVVITLLQ